From the Microplitis mediator isolate UGA2020A chromosome 6, iyMicMedi2.1, whole genome shotgun sequence genome, one window contains:
- the LOC130670310 gene encoding ras-related protein Rab-38-like isoform X2 → MSDKMNNRKSRRDSDVIISNYNHKELLFKFLIIGDYGVGKTAIVRRYTEGKFSSNYKITIGADFAIKSLDWDPHTKINLQLWDIAGHERFGYMTRVYYKYAVAAALVFDISRVATFQSVKKWLNDLREKVILPDGSSIPIVLLANKCDIQHVAIPTEQIIKFCKENKISKWYITSAKENKNIDEAIHYLVENVLKAKIEDEIKDSIKLRGAPLISEKSGCCKS, encoded by the exons A tgagtgataaaatgaataatcgTAAATCAAGACGAGACTCCGatgtaattatttcaaattataatcaCAAAGAGTTACtgtttaaatttcttatcatCGGTGATTATGGAGTAG GTAAAACTGCGATCGTGAGAAGATATACGGAag gaaaattttcgtcaaattataaaataacaataggTGCTGACTTTGCAATTAAATCACTTGACTGGGATCCtcatactaaaataaatttgcaattatg GGATATCGCTGGTCACGAAAGATTTGGATATATGACACGAGTTTACTATAAATATGC gGTCGCAGCTGCTCTAGTTTTCGACATATCGCGAGTAGCGACATTCCAGTCTGTTAAAAAATGGTTAAATGATCTACGAGAGAAGGTCATTTTACCGGATGGTTCTAGTATTCCGATTGTTCTGTTAGCTAATAAATGTGATATACAACATGTAGCTATTCCTACtgaacaaattattaaattttgtaaggaaaataaaatttcaaaatggtACATCACATCCGCTaaggaaaacaaaaatattg atgAAGCAATACATTATTTAGTAGAAAATGTGTTGAAAGCTAAGATAGAGGATGAAATAAAAGATTCAATAAAACTCCGTGGTGCTCCACTCATCAGTGAAAAAAGTGGATGCTGTAAATCCTGA
- the LOC130670312 gene encoding deoxyuridine 5'-triphosphate nucleotidohydrolase, whose amino-acid sequence MSSNKNCTLKFAKLTDKAFAPLKGSALAAGYDLRSAYDYVIPAQGKELVKTDIQIEVPEGTYGRVAPRSGLAWKHHLNVGAGVIDADYRGNVGVVLFNHGDEDFKVAAGDRVAQLICEKIEYPELEELSSLDETKRGEGGFGSTGLK is encoded by the exons atgtcgtcaaataaaaattgcacatTAAAATTTGCGAAACTTACTGATAAAGCATTTGCTCCATTAAAAGGATCAGCTTTAGCTGCTGGATATGATCTACGAAG tgCATATGATTATGTAATCCCGGCTCAAGGAAAAGAATTAGTAAAGACCGACATTCAGATTGAAGTACCTGAAGGAACTTATGGTAGAGTAGCACCAAGATCAGGACTTGCTTGGAAACATCACCTCAATGTTGGTGCTGGAGTTATTGATGCGGATTAcag AGGTAACGTCGGCGTCGTACTTTTTAATCATGGTGATGAAGATTTCAAAGTTGCTGCCGGTGATAGAGTGGCTCAattaatttgtgaaaaaatagAGTATCCGGAACTTGAAGAGCTTTCATCATTAGATGAAACTAAAAGAGGAGAAGGTGGATTTGGTTCTACCggtttaaaataa